The following proteins are encoded in a genomic region of Arcobacter cloacae:
- a CDS encoding MarR family winged helix-turn-helix transcriptional regulator: MNNKPLKSYGKRTDKAMKTVVRLERTNLKLNHLTVNYLSKHNLTFNQFKVLEVLYHKGDLNIGSITKLTMGTPGNTTVVVRNLLRDEWITSIKDPNDNRASILSITEKGTQIIEQVFPNHAKNLNTALEVLSDEELNTLYDLLNKIYKAN, from the coding sequence ATGAATAATAAACCGTTAAAATCTTATGGAAAAAGAACAGATAAAGCTATGAAAACTGTTGTTAGATTAGAAAGAACAAATTTAAAACTAAATCATTTAACTGTTAATTATTTATCAAAACATAACCTTACATTCAATCAATTTAAAGTATTAGAAGTTTTATATCACAAAGGTGATTTAAATATAGGTTCTATTACAAAACTTACTATGGGAACACCTGGAAATACTACTGTTGTTGTTAGAAATTTATTAAGAGATGAATGGATTACTTCTATTAAAGACCCAAATGATAATAGAGCTTCGATTTTATCTATTACAGAAAAAGGAACTCAAATAATAGAACAAGTTTTTCCAAACCATGCAAAAAATCTAAACACAGCTTTAGAAGTTTTAAGTGATGAAGAGCTTAATACTTTATATGATTTGTTGAATAAAATTTACAAAGCAAATTAA
- a CDS encoding pyridoxal-phosphate-dependent aminotransferase family protein, which produces MLLTPGPTPVPEFVRKAMSDVTIHHRTEEFEAIFKNTRELLLELYGMPEAVMLASSGTGAMEACVTNLTHKKALTINSGKFGERFGKICAAFGIDYTEIKNEWNTPVSVEAVVEAVKNDSSIDAIFIQICESAGGLRHPVEQIAAEVKKINKDIMIIADGITAVGVEKIDTTNLDAVVTGSQKALMLPPGLAMIGFSNEAVAKIESKPRGYYFNLATEIKKQRTNTTAWTAATTLIIGLGAILEKLKADGFESLYTKTALRAKATQEALKAIGFEIYPKTPANAMTTVYTEQSSAIRKVLKNKYNVNIAGGQDHLAGKIFRINHMGLVEDYEAAWAVNAVELALDDLGIRTFDGTANKVFASNMFKGN; this is translated from the coding sequence ATGCTATTGACGCCAGGTCCAACTCCAGTACCAGAATTTGTAAGAAAAGCAATGTCTGATGTTACAATTCATCATAGAACTGAAGAGTTTGAAGCTATTTTTAAAAATACTAGAGAATTATTATTAGAATTATACGGAATGCCTGAAGCTGTAATGTTAGCTTCAAGTGGTACGGGTGCTATGGAAGCTTGTGTTACTAACTTAACACATAAAAAAGCACTTACTATTAATTCAGGGAAATTTGGTGAGAGATTCGGAAAAATTTGTGCTGCTTTTGGTATAGATTATACAGAAATCAAAAACGAATGGAATACTCCTGTATCTGTTGAAGCAGTAGTTGAAGCTGTAAAAAATGACTCTTCAATTGATGCTATTTTTATTCAAATTTGTGAAAGTGCTGGTGGATTAAGACATCCAGTTGAGCAAATCGCTGCTGAGGTTAAAAAAATCAATAAAGATATTATGATTATTGCAGATGGAATTACAGCTGTTGGTGTTGAAAAAATTGATACTACAAATTTAGATGCTGTGGTTACAGGAAGTCAAAAAGCTTTAATGTTACCTCCAGGTCTTGCAATGATTGGTTTTTCAAATGAAGCAGTTGCAAAAATAGAATCAAAACCAAGAGGTTACTATTTTAATTTAGCAACAGAAATTAAAAAACAAAGAACAAATACAACAGCATGGACAGCAGCAACTACACTTATTATTGGCTTAGGTGCAATTTTAGAAAAATTAAAAGCTGATGGATTTGAAAGTTTATATACAAAAACAGCATTAAGAGCAAAAGCAACTCAAGAAGCTTTAAAAGCTATTGGATTTGAAATTTATCCAAAAACTCCTGCAAATGCTATGACAACTGTTTATACAGAGCAATCAAGCGCGATTAGAAAAGTTTTAAAAAATAAATATAATGTAAATATTGCAGGTGGTCAAGACCATTTAGCTGGTAAAATTTTTAGAATTAATCACATGGGCTTAGTTGAAGATTATGAAGCAGCTTGGGCTGTAAATGCAGTTGAGTTGGCACTTGATGATTTAGGTATTAGAACTTTTGATGGAACAGCAAACAAAGTTTTTGCATCAAATATGTTTAAAGGAAACTAA
- a CDS encoding ATP phosphoribosyltransferase regulatory subunit, with protein sequence MIFEHEIPKGSRLYFGSTAKKKRVLENKVCDILDNLGFEEILTPNFSYSQHQAIENDKKLIKFSDEQNEQVSLRADSTLDVVRIITKRLGRTTTHKKWFYVQPIFTYPSKEEYQIGCEWVDHDNIADIMNLTATILKSLQIEPILQISNINIPKLVCSELNIDLELLKNGEIAALFKLNCDWLNKLLKVKDIKSLENVIEIVPNNIKSELEKLLQKAKEVDYSNIIIAPLYYGMLRYYDGIYYRVISDNLTLCKGGMYSSEGISSLGFALYTDNLLKILED encoded by the coding sequence ATGATTTTTGAACACGAAATTCCAAAAGGTAGTAGATTATACTTTGGTTCAACTGCTAAGAAAAAAAGAGTATTAGAAAACAAAGTTTGTGATATTTTGGATAATTTAGGATTTGAAGAGATTCTAACACCAAATTTTTCATATTCTCAACATCAAGCGATTGAGAATGATAAAAAACTAATAAAATTTTCAGATGAGCAAAATGAACAAGTATCTTTAAGAGCCGATTCTACTTTGGATGTGGTAAGAATTATTACTAAAAGATTAGGAAGAACAACAACTCACAAAAAATGGTTTTATGTTCAACCTATTTTTACTTATCCATCAAAAGAAGAGTATCAAATTGGATGTGAGTGGGTAGATCATGATAATATTGCTGATATAATGAATTTAACAGCAACGATTTTAAAATCATTACAAATTGAACCAATTTTACAAATATCAAATATTAATATTCCTAAGTTAGTATGTTCAGAGTTAAATATAGATTTGGAATTATTAAAAAATGGTGAAATAGCAGCACTATTTAAATTAAATTGTGACTGGTTAAATAAACTTCTTAAAGTTAAAGATATAAAAAGTTTAGAAAACGTTATAGAAATAGTTCCAAATAATATAAAAAGTGAACTAGAAAAGTTACTTCAAAAAGCAAAAGAGGTTGATTATTCAAATATAATAATCGCACCACTTTATTATGGAATGTTAAGATATTATGATGGTATTTATTATAGGGTTATAAGTGATAATTTAACTTTATGTAAGGGTGGAATGTATTCTAGTGAAGGTATCAGTTCATTAGGTTTTGCATTGTACACTGATAATTTATTAAAAATTTTAGAGGATTAA
- a CDS encoding adenylosuccinate synthase, producing the protein MRADVIVGIQWGDEGKGKIVDMLAQKYDMVCRSQGGHNAGHTIWVDGVKYALHLIPSGVLNPKAINVIGNGVVLSPENIIKEMSQFENLEGRLFISDKAHLNLPYHALIDQAKERLKGDKAIGTTGKGIGPAYSDKINRVGHRVGELLEPSKLTKSILEYFEQNRAIFDVLQIATPDEKALLEELTSYSEKLKPFITNTTNMVWKALDEGKKILLEGAQGTMLDIDHGTYPYVTSSSTVSAGSCTGLGLSPKDVGIVTGITKAYCTRVGNGPFPSEDFGDAGDKMVTVGKEFGTTTGRRRRCGWFDAVAVKHAGRLNGCDQLALMKLDVLDGFETIKICVAYELNGERIDYVPSSLDDVKPIYEEIDGWDSVVGIRDYDKLPINAKKYIEKIEEVTSVRVGIVSTSPERDDTIIRG; encoded by the coding sequence ATGAGGGCAGATGTAATAGTTGGTATCCAATGGGGAGATGAAGGAAAAGGTAAGATAGTTGATATGCTTGCTCAAAAGTATGATATGGTTTGTAGAAGTCAAGGTGGACACAACGCAGGTCATACTATTTGGGTTGATGGTGTTAAATATGCTTTACACTTAATTCCTTCAGGAGTTTTAAATCCAAAAGCTATAAATGTAATTGGAAATGGTGTTGTTTTATCACCTGAAAACATTATCAAAGAGATGAGTCAATTTGAGAATTTAGAAGGAAGATTATTTATCTCTGATAAAGCACACTTAAATTTACCATATCATGCTTTAATTGATCAAGCAAAAGAGAGATTAAAAGGTGATAAAGCTATTGGAACAACTGGAAAAGGAATAGGACCTGCTTACTCTGATAAAATAAATAGAGTTGGACATAGAGTTGGAGAATTATTAGAGCCTTCAAAATTAACAAAATCAATACTAGAATATTTTGAACAAAATAGAGCAATATTTGATGTATTACAAATAGCAACTCCAGATGAAAAAGCTTTATTAGAAGAGTTGACATCTTATAGTGAAAAATTAAAGCCATTTATTACAAATACTACAAATATGGTTTGGAAAGCTCTTGATGAGGGTAAAAAAATTCTATTAGAAGGTGCTCAAGGAACTATGCTTGACATTGACCATGGAACATATCCTTATGTAACTTCATCTTCAACTGTAAGTGCAGGTTCTTGTACAGGTTTAGGTTTAAGTCCTAAAGATGTAGGAATTGTAACAGGAATTACAAAAGCTTACTGTACAAGAGTTGGAAATGGCCCATTCCCATCTGAAGATTTTGGTGATGCTGGTGATAAAATGGTTACTGTTGGAAAAGAGTTTGGAACAACAACAGGAAGAAGAAGAAGATGTGGTTGGTTTGATGCTGTTGCTGTTAAACATGCTGGAAGATTAAATGGTTGTGACCAGTTAGCACTTATGAAGCTTGATGTTTTAGATGGATTTGAAACTATAAAAATTTGTGTCGCTTATGAATTAAATGGTGAGAGAATAGATTATGTTCCTTCTAGTTTAGATGATGTTAAACCAATTTATGAAGAGATTGATGGATGGGATAGTGTTGTTGGAATTAGAGATTATGATAAATTACCAATTAATGCAAAAAAATATATAGAAAAAATAGAAGAAGTAACTTCTGTTAGAGTTGGAATCGTTTCAACATCTCCTGAACGAGATGACACTATTATAAGGGGGTAA
- a CDS encoding DUF507 family protein: protein MRLKLHHTPYVSRRITRDLASCDFVEVRKDKSSIEAEVEKILDADIEKEFALDEKVQEILDTQEEEIEYLNADRRQLFWMTKKRLANDFGVILNNEDRFSDIAHKILDYLWEEDFIHYTCSDNQIKNVIFASLDDFIKGFEKADNEVMAKLKNYKRKLIPGTEDYDLVYHRLYEEELIKRGLI from the coding sequence ATGAGATTAAAATTACATCATACGCCATATGTCTCTAGAAGAATTACAAGAGATTTAGCTAGCTGTGACTTTGTTGAAGTTAGAAAAGATAAAAGTAGTATAGAAGCAGAAGTTGAAAAAATACTTGATGCTGATATAGAAAAAGAGTTTGCTTTAGACGAAAAAGTACAAGAGATTTTAGATACACAAGAAGAAGAGATAGAGTATTTAAATGCCGATAGAAGACAACTTTTTTGGATGACAAAAAAAAGATTGGCAAATGATTTTGGAGTTATTTTAAATAATGAAGATAGATTTTCTGATATTGCTCACAAAATATTAGATTATTTATGGGAAGAAGATTTTATACATTATACTTGCTCTGATAATCAAATTAAAAATGTAATATTTGCTTCTTTAGATGATTTTATAAAAGGTTTTGAAAAAGCAGATAATGAAGTTATGGCTAAGTTAAAAAATTATAAAAGAAAATTGATACCTGGTACTGAAGACTATGATTTGGTTTATCACAGATTATATGAAGAAGAATTAATAAAAAGAGGATTGATATAA
- the carA gene encoding glutamine-hydrolyzing carbamoyl-phosphate synthase small subunit: MQKVWIYLENGTFLEAKSFGATGTSVGEIVFNTSLTGYQEIISDPSYAGQFVTFTMPEIGNVGVNDNDMESRKCHCKGVLVRNYHHEYSNYRAQNDLDSLLKEHGVLGICEIDTRYLTKMIRDEGAMMMIASTEISCKDELAKQLAASPRIEDINYIEIVSTKESYVHKSGAWNHEIKAYNKAVMSDKKVVVIDFGVKRNILNELVNVGLEVEVVPSSFKGEDLIARYEAKEIGGVFLSNGPGDPLTLVNEKKEVQKLIEANIPMFAICLGHQMLSIAHGYDTYKLKFGQHGGNHPVANNGVVEITAQNHNYNVPDNITEIADVTHVNLFDNTIEGVKYKNKEIFSVQHHPEASPGPHESKYIFKQFADIVK; encoded by the coding sequence ATGCAAAAAGTATGGATATATTTAGAAAATGGGACTTTTTTAGAAGCGAAATCTTTTGGTGCAACAGGTACATCTGTTGGAGAAATAGTTTTTAATACATCATTAACTGGTTATCAAGAAATTATCTCAGATCCTTCTTATGCTGGTCAATTTGTGACTTTTACTATGCCAGAAATTGGAAATGTTGGAGTAAATGATAATGATATGGAAAGTAGAAAGTGTCATTGTAAAGGTGTATTAGTTAGAAATTATCATCATGAATATTCAAATTATAGAGCTCAAAATGATTTAGATTCTTTATTAAAAGAGCATGGTGTTTTAGGAATATGTGAAATTGATACAAGATATTTAACTAAAATGATAAGAGATGAGGGAGCTATGATGATGATAGCTTCAACTGAAATCTCTTGCAAAGATGAATTAGCAAAACAATTAGCTGCAAGTCCTAGAATTGAAGATATTAATTATATTGAAATCGTATCTACAAAAGAGTCTTATGTTCATAAATCAGGTGCTTGGAATCATGAAATAAAAGCTTATAATAAAGCAGTTATGAGTGATAAAAAAGTGGTTGTTATTGACTTTGGAGTTAAAAGAAATATCTTAAATGAGCTTGTAAACGTTGGTTTAGAAGTTGAAGTTGTACCTTCTTCTTTTAAAGGTGAAGATTTAATAGCAAGATATGAAGCTAAAGAGATTGGTGGAGTATTTTTATCAAATGGTCCAGGAGATCCATTAACTTTAGTAAATGAAAAAAAAGAAGTTCAAAAACTAATCGAGGCAAATATTCCAATGTTTGCTATTTGTTTAGGTCACCAAATGCTTTCTATTGCTCATGGATATGACACATATAAACTGAAATTTGGACAACATGGTGGTAACCATCCAGTTGCAAATAATGGGGTTGTAGAAATCACAGCTCAAAATCATAACTATAATGTTCCTGATAATATTACTGAAATTGCAGATGTAACACATGTTAATCTATTTGATAATACAATTGAAGGTGTTAAGTATAAAAATAAAGAGATTTTCTCTGTACAACATCACCCAGAAGCAAGTCCAGGACCACATGAGTCTAAATATATCTTCAAACAGTTCGCAGATATTGTAAAATAA
- a CDS encoding phosphatidylglycerophosphatase A family protein, translated as MNFRKFFLTVGFSGLSPKAPGTVGSFVSLILGIFLLQFLHVSTLFMLALLITVIAVKQIDIYEKEVGIHDGKEIVIDELAGMWIALSICGINPENAIYLAPLAFIFFRIFDIWKPSIIGKVDQKVKGGWGVMGDDIIAGIAGGIAAGGVYHLLEKFVL; from the coding sequence ATGAATTTTAGAAAGTTTTTTTTAACAGTTGGATTTAGTGGATTAAGTCCAAAAGCTCCTGGAACAGTAGGTTCTTTTGTTTCACTAATCTTAGGTATTTTTTTACTTCAATTTTTACATGTTTCAACTTTATTTATGTTAGCTTTATTAATTACTGTAATTGCAGTTAAACAAATAGATATTTATGAAAAAGAAGTTGGTATTCATGATGGAAAAGAGATTGTAATTGATGAATTAGCTGGTATGTGGATTGCTTTATCTATTTGTGGTATCAATCCTGAAAATGCTATTTATCTAGCTCCTTTGGCTTTCATATTTTTTAGAATTTTTGATATTTGGAAACCATCAATTATTGGTAAGGTTGACCAAAAAGTAAAAGGTGGTTGGGGTGTTATGGGAGATGATATAATCGCCGGAATTGCTGGTGGAATTGCTGCTGGTGGAGTTTATCATTTACTTGAGAAATTTGTTTTATAA
- a CDS encoding DNA-binding response regulator: MNILIIANEIYLAQKVVSRLLDDGHSCDYIESPNIDNLTKDYDTVLLSTSLPSSLCKSIIKKYCDSSIILLLVSYISDETVTNPIKDGAKDYIMKPFIMDELVRKIYHYKECRSMRRELQTLREYFNFTMEDVDTSDVLLPSSFPTLIETNSQKCADKLVFELSKRVDLPICFISLTSTNWLKEINSISGKVIIYLTNYHSLKKNMKEQLHKIIEDKNCVISSLELEEDFPFRKIEFNDEKILLGNANIMTINDYVKMMVISYQNKYPDTELSKKLGISRKSLWEKRKKLDIEKKK, encoded by the coding sequence ATGAACATATTAATTATCGCAAATGAAATCTATTTAGCTCAAAAAGTAGTTTCAAGACTACTTGATGATGGACACAGCTGTGATTATATAGAATCACCTAATATTGATAATCTAACTAAAGATTATGATACTGTATTACTTTCTACTTCTTTACCATCTAGTTTATGTAAAAGTATTATAAAAAAATATTGTGATAGCTCTATTATTTTACTTCTTGTATCTTACATCTCTGATGAAACAGTTACTAATCCTATAAAAGATGGTGCGAAAGATTATATTATGAAACCTTTTATAATGGATGAACTTGTAAGAAAAATTTATCATTATAAAGAGTGTAGAAGTATGAGAAGAGAACTTCAAACACTAAGAGAATATTTTAATTTTACTATGGAAGATGTAGATACAAGTGATGTTTTACTACCTTCATCTTTTCCAACATTAATAGAAACAAATTCTCAAAAATGTGCAGATAAATTAGTTTTTGAACTATCTAAAAGAGTAGATTTACCAATTTGTTTTATCTCTTTAACTTCTACTAATTGGCTAAAAGAAATAAATTCTATTTCAGGTAAGGTTATAATTTATTTAACAAATTATCACTCTTTGAAAAAAAATATGAAAGAACAATTACATAAAATTATTGAAGATAAAAATTGTGTAATCTCTAGTTTAGAACTAGAAGAGGATTTCCCTTTCAGAAAGATAGAATTTAATGATGAAAAAATATTACTTGGTAATGCAAATATTATGACTATAAATGATTACGTTAAAATGATGGTCATCTCTTATCAAAATAAATATCCAGATACAGAATTATCAAAAAAACTAGGAATCTCAAGAAAATCTCTTTGGGAAAAAAGAAAGAAACTAGACATTGAAAAGAAAAAGTAG
- a CDS encoding bifunctional 2-C-methyl-D-erythritol 4-phosphate cytidylyltransferase/2-C-methyl-D-erythritol 2,4-cyclodiphosphate synthase, with the protein MLDVTLIVLCAGNSIRFEHKTKKQWIRIDNEPLWLNVTKRLASFSNFAKIIVASHEDELNYMRNFTDDFAFVKGGDTRQKSILNSLQFVTTKYVMISDVARACIPQSVIENLLEQKESADCIVPVLNVTDTVIYETNTINRDEVKLIQTPQLSLTQTLKKALDTTIEFTDESSAIKAINGTIKYIQGSIESKKLTLGNELDELPCLKEPSKNFFTGTGFDIHAFEDNKVMFLGGLKLPYNYGFKAHSDGDVLIHSIIDALLGACGAGDIGEFFPDTDLKYKGIDSKLLLEHIVRFIYNVGYEIVNIDTTIIAQKPKINPFKHEIKNSLAALLNIEKQFINVKATTAEKMGFIGRAEGVAVQSIATLKYYNWKQK; encoded by the coding sequence TTGTTAGATGTTACACTTATAGTTCTTTGCGCTGGTAATTCCATACGTTTTGAACATAAAACAAAAAAACAATGGATTAGAATAGATAATGAGCCTTTATGGCTAAATGTTACTAAAAGGTTAGCTTCTTTTTCAAACTTTGCAAAAATTATTGTAGCCTCTCATGAAGATGAATTAAACTACATGAGAAACTTCACTGATGATTTTGCTTTTGTAAAAGGTGGCGATACAAGACAAAAATCTATTTTAAACTCTTTACAATTTGTAACAACAAAATATGTAATGATAAGTGATGTGGCACGAGCTTGTATTCCCCAAAGTGTAATTGAAAATCTTTTAGAACAAAAAGAGAGTGCAGATTGTATTGTTCCTGTTTTAAATGTAACTGATACAGTAATTTATGAAACAAATACAATCAATCGTGATGAAGTAAAACTAATCCAAACTCCACAACTTTCCCTAACACAAACTTTAAAAAAAGCCTTAGATACAACTATTGAATTTACAGATGAAAGTTCAGCTATAAAAGCAATAAATGGAACCATCAAATATATTCAAGGAAGTATTGAAAGCAAAAAACTTACTCTTGGAAATGAACTAGATGAACTACCTTGTTTAAAAGAACCATCAAAAAACTTTTTTACAGGAACTGGTTTTGATATTCATGCTTTTGAAGATAATAAAGTTATGTTTTTAGGTGGTTTAAAACTTCCATATAATTATGGATTTAAAGCCCATAGTGATGGTGATGTTTTAATACACTCTATTATTGATGCACTATTAGGAGCTTGTGGAGCTGGGGATATTGGTGAATTTTTCCCTGATACTGATTTAAAGTATAAGGGAATAGATTCAAAATTGTTGTTAGAGCATATTGTTAGATTTATTTATAATGTTGGATATGAAATTGTAAATATTGATACAACAATTATTGCTCAAAAGCCAAAAATAAATCCTTTTAAACATGAAATAAAAAATTCTTTAGCTGCGTTATTGAATATTGAAAAACAGTTTATAAATGTAAAAGCTACAACTGCTGAAAAAATGGGATTTATAGGTCGAGCAGAGGGAGTAGCTGTTCAAAGTATAGCAACATTGAAATATTATAATTGGAAACAAAAATGA
- a CDS encoding HDOD domain-containing protein has translation MKKHIINQINNLPPLPNNIIELDNFRKKDSTNVEELLEILKKDPLIVANILKVANSSMFGFRSKVETLSRAINLLGIKFAISVAIGSSINEAIKSNLVAYAVTNDDFLFSCSLATNIVNTWVSTINFDLKNELLLPAFLQEIGKFIISQAIQNEKKTEEFLKELEETKDISYCEETFTGFTCARITANIFKNWQLSHNIIFPIAFAEDIQNCPKEFQQKAQILQIIKILCDIRYPLSDKNIEKALEKVALYNFDVENFLNSIDVIKAVIEENS, from the coding sequence ATGAAAAAACATATAATTAATCAAATTAATAATTTACCTCCCCTGCCGAATAATATTATAGAACTTGATAATTTTAGAAAAAAAGATAGCACAAATGTAGAAGAACTTTTAGAAATTTTAAAAAAAGATCCTTTAATTGTTGCAAATATATTAAAAGTTGCTAATTCAAGTATGTTTGGATTTAGAAGTAAAGTAGAAACACTTAGTCGTGCAATAAATCTTCTTGGAATTAAATTTGCTATTTCAGTTGCTATTGGTTCTTCGATTAATGAAGCAATTAAATCAAATTTAGTTGCTTATGCTGTTACAAATGATGATTTCTTATTTAGCTGTTCTTTAGCAACAAACATAGTAAATACTTGGGTTTCAACAATAAATTTTGATTTAAAAAATGAACTGTTACTTCCTGCTTTTTTACAAGAGATTGGTAAATTTATAATTTCACAGGCTATTCAAAATGAGAAAAAAACAGAAGAATTTTTAAAAGAATTAGAAGAAACAAAAGATATTAGTTATTGTGAAGAGACTTTTACAGGTTTTACTTGTGCTAGAATTACAGCTAACATTTTTAAAAATTGGCAATTAAGTCATAATATAATATTTCCTATTGCTTTTGCTGAAGATATACAAAACTGTCCTAAAGAGTTTCAACAAAAAGCACAAATTTTACAAATAATCAAAATATTATGTGATATCAGATATCCACTTAGTGATAAAAATATTGAAAAAGCATTGGAAAAAGTTGCACTTTATAATTTTGATGTTGAGAATTTTTTAAATTCTATAGATGTTATAAAAGCGGTTATTGAAGAAAATTCTTAA
- the thiC gene encoding phosphomethylpyrimidine synthase ThiC, which yields MRNWLDNHKNDKVRTQMYYAKQGIITPDMEYVAKVEKLEPELVRSEIARGRLIIPANVNHKHLVPMSIGIASSCKINANIGSSALASNVEGEIEKVNVCLKYGADTIMDLSTGGDLDMIRTAVIQHSTVPIGTVPIYQILHDVKDKIEDLSIDVMLKVIEKQAQQGVSYFTIHAGFLLEFMPHVAKRKMGIVSRGGSLMAAWMMHYHRENPFYEAFDEILDICAKYDVSLSLGDSLRPGCLADASDEAQLRELKVLGELTLRAWEKNVQVMIEGPGHVPLNQIERNMKLEKEYCHEAPFYILGPLTTDIAAGYDHISSAIGAAVGGWHGASMLCYVTPKEHLGLPNAEDVRNGIIAYKIAAHSADIARGRKGARDIDDEMSDARYAFNWNRQFELCLDPDRAREYHDETLPQDVFKEAEFCSMCGPKFCSYKITQKIVKEHGQAMIDIAG from the coding sequence ATGAGAAATTGGTTAGACAATCATAAAAATGACAAAGTTAGAACTCAAATGTATTATGCAAAACAAGGAATTATTACTCCTGATATGGAGTATGTTGCAAAAGTTGAAAAACTTGAACCTGAACTTGTAAGAAGCGAAATTGCAAGAGGGAGATTAATAATTCCAGCAAATGTAAATCATAAACATTTAGTTCCAATGTCAATAGGAATTGCATCTTCTTGTAAGATAAATGCAAATATTGGTTCTTCAGCACTTGCTTCAAATGTTGAAGGTGAAATAGAAAAAGTAAACGTATGTTTAAAATATGGTGCAGATACTATCATGGATTTAAGTACAGGTGGTGACTTAGATATGATTAGAACAGCTGTAATTCAACACTCAACAGTTCCAATTGGAACAGTTCCTATTTATCAAATTTTACATGATGTAAAAGATAAAATTGAAGATTTATCAATTGATGTTATGTTAAAAGTTATTGAAAAACAAGCTCAGCAAGGTGTTTCATATTTTACAATTCATGCTGGATTCTTACTTGAATTTATGCCTCATGTTGCTAAAAGAAAAATGGGAATAGTAAGTCGAGGTGGTTCATTAATGGCTGCTTGGATGATGCATTATCATAGAGAAAACCCATTTTATGAAGCATTTGATGAAATTTTAGATATTTGTGCAAAATATGATGTTTCTTTATCTTTAGGAGATAGTTTACGACCTGGATGTTTAGCAGATGCATCTGATGAAGCACAATTAAGAGAGTTAAAAGTTCTTGGTGAATTAACTTTAAGAGCTTGGGAGAAAAATGTACAAGTTATGATTGAAGGACCTGGTCACGTTCCTTTAAATCAAATTGAAAGAAATATGAAACTTGAAAAAGAGTATTGCCATGAAGCACCATTTTATATTTTAGGACCACTTACAACTGATATTGCTGCTGGTTATGACCATATCTCTTCAGCTATTGGTGCAGCAGTTGGTGGATGGCATGGAGCTTCAATGCTTTGTTATGTAACTCCAAAAGAACACTTAGGTTTACCAAATGCAGAAGATGTTAGAAATGGAATTATTGCATATAAAATAGCTGCTCATAGTGCTGATATAGCAAGAGGTAGAAAAGGTGCAAGAGATATTGATGATGAAATGTCTGATGCAAGATATGCCTTTAACTGGAATAGACAATTTGAACTTTGTTTAGACCCAGATAGAGCAAGAGAATACCATGATGAAACTTTACCTCAAGATGTATTTAAAGAAGCAGAGTTTTGCTCAATGTGTGGACCAAAATTTTGTTCATATAAAATAACTCAAAAAATTGTAAAAGAGCATGGTCAAGCCATGATAGATATTGCTGGTTAA